The following coding sequences lie in one Kamptonema formosum PCC 6407 genomic window:
- a CDS encoding pentapeptide repeat-containing protein: MNPGELLRRYTAGELDFKGINLRGVHLSGADLIGVNLSGADLHGANLMMAYLSRINFQRANLINAKLCGANLNQANLSNANLADADLHGASLQGADFRKANISLAILLDANLTDADMRGVNLQGADLRGACLRGANLRYERRVFEAVNLRGANLRDADLRGVNLTNADLSKADLTGANLSETVLREANLSQVNLSKAVLEGAFLTEANLTQANLSRAIMTNAKMERAVLIDAEMAGVKLHGAFLPDAKLHKANLSEADLSRTNLIRADLSRANLSQANLNEADLTDAYLAKIDLRDAILNRANLTRADLSTANLMGVQLRGATMPNGEIHD, encoded by the coding sequence ATGAATCCTGGCGAACTTTTGAGGAGATATACAGCAGGAGAATTAGATTTCAAAGGTATAAATCTCAGGGGCGTACACCTGAGCGGTGCAGACTTAATTGGCGTTAATTTAAGCGGTGCAGACCTTCATGGTGCCAACCTAATGATGGCATACTTGAGCCGAATTAATTTTCAGCGTGCAAATTTAATTAACGCCAAGCTTTGTGGTGCTAATTTAAATCAGGCAAATTTGAGCAACGCCAATCTTGCTGATGCCGATTTACACGGTGCTAGTTTACAAGGCGCAGACTTTCGCAAAGCTAACATATCTTTGGCAATTTTGCTCGATGCAAACTTGACTGATGCTGATATGCGAGGAGTCAATTTACAAGGTGCAGACTTACGCGGTGCGTGTTTGCGAGGGGCAAATTTACGATACGAAAGGCGAGTTTTTGAGGCTGTAAATTTGCGAGGTGCAAATCTACGAGATGCAGATTTACGAGGTGTAAATCTAACTAATGCCGATTTGAGTAAAGCCGATCTTACTGGTGCTAACCTCAGTGAAACTGTACTCCGCGAGGCAAATTTAAGTCAAGTAAATCTCAGTAAAGCAGTCCTAGAAGGTGCATTTCTAACTGAAGCTAATTTAACTCAAGCAAATCTCTCTCGCGCCATCATGACTAATGCCAAAATGGAGAGAGCAGTATTAATAGATGCAGAAATGGCTGGTGTAAAATTACACGGTGCATTCCTACCTGATGCTAAACTTCATAAAGCTAATTTGAGTGAGGCTGACCTCAGTAGAACTAACTTAATAAGGGCCGATCTCAGTAGAGCTAATTTGAGTCAGGCTAATTTGAATGAGGCTGATTTAACTGATGCTTATTTGGCGAAGATAGACTTGCGCGATGCGATATTGAATCGTGCAAATCTTACGAGGGCAGATTTAAGCACTGCTAATTTAATGGGCGTACAGTTGCGCGGTGCAACAATGCCTAATGGGGAGATTCACGATTAA
- a CDS encoding DUF4158 domain-containing protein has translation MASIERTAYPRFKRYFTPKELASIYTPTPSEIAFGTSTTQGESHYYNLMVLLKTFQRLGYFPKLSEIPPSISNHIRVTLNLPQEIALGYGQSRTLYRHCRAIREYLNVIPFNQTAHNFIMQVVSETAQVMDNPADLINVALEELIKQRYELPGFRTLDKLVLRVRNLVNQQLFSVASNGLCEQKKQYLDSLLDNYPVQQRSPYNDLKQLPKRPTRNHLNDLLAHLTWLESLGEVKPDIMHITIAKIQHFAAEARALDASEVREFNQPKRLTLLLCLIYSAQVQARDNLVEMFLKQMRSIHTKAKAELELLRQQQQERIEKLVSVFTDVLQVFVDEPPALETVAQVKNVFAARGGAQQLLNECEAVNAYKGNNYLPLLWRFYKTYRSSFFRLISALKLDSTSQDDTLIKALEFLQLNSQRRGEWLSSNVDVTFASAQWQKLLWVQREKQIFLARLMLILRDSQRRYLLWLICWGLS, from the coding sequence GTGGCATCAATAGAACGCACCGCTTACCCTCGCTTCAAACGCTATTTCACACCCAAAGAACTAGCATCCATTTACACACCGACTCCATCAGAAATTGCCTTTGGCACTTCAACGACACAAGGGGAATCTCACTACTACAACTTGATGGTTTTACTCAAAACCTTTCAGCGACTCGGCTATTTTCCCAAACTCTCAGAAATCCCCCCTAGCATCTCCAACCACATTCGCGTCACCCTAAATTTGCCACAGGAAATTGCTTTGGGCTACGGGCAGTCCAGAACCCTGTACCGCCATTGCCGCGCTATCCGTGAGTACCTAAACGTCATTCCTTTTAACCAAACCGCTCACAATTTTATTATGCAGGTGGTCTCTGAAACTGCCCAAGTCATGGACAACCCTGCGGACTTAATCAATGTTGCCCTTGAAGAATTAATAAAACAGCGCTATGAACTACCCGGCTTTAGAACCTTAGACAAGTTAGTGCTCCGAGTCAGGAATTTAGTTAATCAACAACTATTTTCTGTAGCCAGCAATGGACTCTGTGAGCAAAAAAAGCAATATTTAGACAGCCTCTTAGACAACTATCCCGTCCAGCAGCGCAGCCCTTACAATGACCTCAAGCAATTGCCCAAGCGCCCTACTCGCAACCACCTCAATGATTTACTTGCTCATCTAACTTGGTTGGAATCACTGGGTGAAGTTAAGCCAGATATTATGCACATCACAATTGCTAAAATTCAGCACTTTGCAGCAGAAGCAAGGGCATTGGATGCCAGCGAAGTTAGAGAATTTAATCAACCGAAACGGCTAACTCTCCTGCTGTGTTTAATTTACTCAGCTCAGGTACAAGCCAGAGATAATTTAGTGGAGATGTTCCTCAAACAGATGCGGAGCATCCATACAAAAGCTAAAGCTGAATTGGAGTTACTGCGACAGCAGCAGCAAGAAAGAATAGAAAAATTAGTGAGTGTCTTTACTGATGTACTTCAAGTGTTTGTTGATGAACCGCCGGCATTAGAGACAGTCGCGCAAGTAAAAAATGTCTTCGCAGCGAGAGGGGGCGCGCAGCAATTGTTGAATGAGTGCGAAGCCGTGAATGCCTACAAGGGCAATAACTATTTGCCTTTATTATGGCGATTTTATAAAACTTATCGTAGTAGTTTCTTTCGGTTGATTAGTGCCCTTAAGTTAGACTCTACCAGTCAGGATGATACTTTAATAAAAGCTCTGGAGTTTTTGCAACTAAATTCTCAGCGACGGGGGGAGTGGCTGTCGTCGAATGTAGATGTTACTTTTGCTTCTGCTCAATGGCAAAAGCTGCTATGGGTGCAGCGAGAAAAGCAAATATTTTTAGCACGGCTCATGCTGATACTCAGGGACAGTCAACGCCGGTATTTGCTTTGGCTTATTTGTTGGGGATTAAGTTGA
- the hisG gene encoding ATP phosphoribosyltransferase gives MLTFALPKGALLVDSIRLLQSVGLDFSAFLDSSNRQLQISDPTNTAKALLVRAQDVPVYVEYGQAQVGIVGYDVLREKKPKVANLIDLKFGQCRLSVAVKESSPYRRTVELPPHGRVASKFVYCAREHFHNLNMPVEIVPLYGSVELGPITGMSEAIVDLVSTGRTLRENGLIEIEVLFESTAYLIAHPLSYRLNVGDFDELIKKLRAQILTPV, from the coding sequence ATGCTTACCTTTGCACTTCCTAAAGGCGCTTTATTAGTTGACAGCATTCGGCTGTTACAATCTGTGGGATTAGACTTCAGTGCTTTTCTAGATTCATCTAATCGCCAACTTCAAATTTCTGACCCCACCAATACAGCTAAAGCTTTACTGGTAAGAGCTCAAGATGTACCCGTTTATGTAGAATACGGTCAAGCTCAAGTTGGGATTGTCGGCTATGATGTTTTGCGGGAGAAAAAACCAAAAGTTGCTAACTTAATTGATTTAAAATTTGGTCAATGTCGCCTATCAGTAGCAGTGAAAGAATCTAGTCCTTATCGGCGGACTGTGGAATTACCACCTCACGGTCGAGTTGCTTCTAAATTTGTCTACTGTGCTAGAGAACATTTTCACAATTTGAATATGCCTGTCGAAATTGTACCCCTTTATGGTTCCGTTGAATTAGGGCCAATTACGGGGATGTCCGAGGCAATTGTTGATTTAGTTTCCACAGGCCGCACTCTGCGGGAAAATGGCTTAATTGAGATTGAAGTTTTGTTTGAAAGTACAGCTTATTTAATTGCTCATCCTTTGAGTTATCGGTTGAATGTGGGAGATTTTGATGAGTTGATTAAAAAACTGAGAGCTCAAATTCTTACCCCAGTATAA
- a CDS encoding DUF4351 domain-containing protein, which produces MIDHDRLFKELLSTFFREFVDLFLPDVSAELEPESLEFLNPEIFTDVTSGEKYQADLVVKAQFRGQESYFIIHLEHQARSEAEFGKRMFRYFARLYEKHGVPVYPVVIYSYDEPKLAAPNFHRVEFPGFIVLEFNYRAIQLNRLQWRDFENQRNPVASALMAKMQKLDRERPTVKLASLRLLSSLGLNPAQVQLISGFIDTYLKLSPEEKEEFDTEFAKLELRQQEGVMEIVTSWMEEGIQLGIEQGIERGIQRGIQQGELSLIIRLLTRRIGTLDLEIQEQIQRLSIDQLEDLGEALLDFSSAADLTNWLQDK; this is translated from the coding sequence ATGATCGACCACGACCGTTTATTTAAAGAACTCCTCTCCACCTTCTTTAGAGAATTTGTGGATCTGTTTTTGCCAGATGTTTCGGCAGAATTAGAACCTGAGTCCTTGGAGTTTCTAAATCCCGAAATATTTACCGATGTCACCTCTGGGGAGAAATATCAAGCTGATTTAGTAGTGAAAGCCCAATTTAGAGGTCAGGAATCCTACTTTATCATTCATCTTGAACACCAAGCACGTTCTGAAGCAGAGTTTGGCAAACGAATGTTTCGCTACTTTGCCCGTCTGTACGAGAAACATGGTGTGCCAGTATATCCCGTCGTCATTTATTCCTACGATGAGCCTAAACTAGCAGCACCAAATTTTCATCGTGTTGAATTTCCCGGTTTTATTGTATTAGAATTTAACTATCGCGCCATTCAGCTTAACCGCCTTCAGTGGCGAGATTTTGAGAATCAGCGCAATCCCGTAGCAAGTGCATTGATGGCTAAAATGCAGAAGTTAGATCGGGAACGTCCGACTGTTAAACTAGCATCTTTGCGCTTACTATCGAGTTTAGGGCTGAATCCAGCACAAGTACAGTTAATTTCTGGATTTATTGATACTTACCTCAAGTTAAGTCCAGAGGAGAAAGAGGAGTTTGATACTGAATTTGCTAAACTTGAATTAAGGCAACAGGAGGGAGTTATGGAAATTGTCACCAGTTGGATGGAAGAGGGAATTCAGCTAGGGATTGAACAGGGAATTGAGCGAGGGATTCAACGAGGAATACAACAGGGAGAATTATCGCTAATCATACGTCTACTTACCCGTCGAATTGGTACTCTTGATTTAGAAATACAAGAACAAATTCAGAGATTATCTATCGATCAATTAGAGGATTTGGGTGAGGCATTATTAGACTTTTCTAGCGCGGCTGATTTAACAAATTGGTTGCAGGATAAGTGA
- a CDS encoding metallophosphoesterase, with the protein MHRLLTGKLRVERLTIAIANLPAKLAGTKLVQLTDFHYDGRRLSDRLLQQAIAATNQAEPDLILLTGDYITDEPQPIHGLVQQLKNLQSSAGIYAILGNHDYFYQGAKTEVTNALTNIRIQVLYNETVYPLGSELALVGLADLWDRNFLPDDTMASINPDIPRIVLSHNPDSAEKLQKWRIDLQLSGHTHGGQIVIPGLGPVSIWIDSISRMIPKSVKHRISYFSMGERVVNHWEWASGLHQVGSNLLYVNRGLGTYLPGRLFCPPEVTIITLVSK; encoded by the coding sequence ATGCACAGGTTATTAACAGGCAAACTGCGAGTCGAACGCTTAACCATAGCGATCGCCAACCTCCCAGCAAAACTCGCAGGAACCAAACTCGTACAGCTTACAGACTTCCACTACGACGGCCGACGACTATCCGATCGCTTACTGCAACAAGCGATCGCCGCCACTAACCAAGCAGAACCAGACCTAATCCTCTTAACAGGCGACTACATCACGGATGAACCCCAACCCATTCACGGCCTCGTCCAACAACTTAAAAACCTACAAAGTAGCGCCGGAATTTATGCCATACTTGGCAACCATGACTACTTTTACCAAGGGGCAAAAACAGAAGTTACTAACGCTTTAACTAACATCCGAATTCAAGTATTATATAATGAAACAGTCTATCCTTTAGGCTCAGAATTAGCATTAGTTGGTTTAGCGGATTTGTGGGATCGGAATTTCCTACCAGACGATACAATGGCATCAATAAATCCAGATATCCCTCGCATTGTCTTATCCCACAATCCCGATAGTGCTGAAAAATTGCAAAAGTGGCGCATAGATTTGCAACTATCCGGTCATACTCACGGCGGTCAAATCGTCATTCCCGGATTGGGGCCTGTATCAATCTGGATAGACTCAATTAGTCGTATGATTCCTAAATCAGTGAAGCATAGAATCTCTTATTTTTCAATGGGCGAGCGAGTAGTTAATCATTGGGAATGGGCCAGTGGATTGCATCAAGTAGGCAGCAACTTACTTTATGTTAATCGTGGTTTAGGAACATATTTACCGGGAAGGTTATTTTGTCCCCCAGAAGTCACAATCATCACCTTAGTAAGTAAGTAA
- the rppA gene encoding two-component system response regulator RppA, which yields MKILLVDDEIELTDPLSRVLTREGYEVDVADNGATGSEFATQGNYDLLILDWMLPGKTGLAICQKLRSEGRATPVLFLTAKDTLDDRVQGLDAGADDYLVKPFELRELLARVRALLRRPSILETGSSNFSGDSNRLQVADLELDFENQLAYRRGRTIDLSEKECQLLEYLMRHPGQLLTHEQIHQYLWPDGEKPSSNVLAAQIRLLRRKIEAAGDLPLIHTVYGKGYRLGEGS from the coding sequence ATGAAAATTCTATTAGTTGATGATGAAATTGAGCTGACAGACCCTCTAAGTCGAGTGCTAACTCGCGAAGGTTATGAGGTTGATGTGGCTGATAATGGAGCAACAGGAAGTGAGTTTGCTACCCAAGGAAACTACGATTTACTGATTCTAGATTGGATGTTACCAGGAAAAACGGGATTGGCAATTTGTCAAAAATTGCGATCGGAAGGTCGGGCTACACCTGTGTTATTTCTGACTGCAAAAGATACTCTAGACGATCGCGTTCAGGGACTTGATGCAGGTGCTGATGACTATTTGGTGAAACCATTTGAATTGCGGGAGTTGTTGGCAAGAGTTAGAGCTTTGTTGCGGCGACCTTCGATTTTAGAAACAGGTTCGTCGAACTTTTCTGGAGATAGCAACCGTTTGCAGGTTGCCGATTTAGAACTAGATTTTGAAAATCAGTTAGCTTATCGCCGAGGGAGAACAATTGATTTATCAGAAAAAGAATGCCAGCTTTTAGAATATTTGATGCGCCATCCCGGTCAACTATTGACTCACGAACAAATTCACCAATATTTATGGCCAGATGGGGAAAAACCGAGTAGCAATGTATTGGCAGCTCAAATTCGTTTATTGCGTCGAAAGATTGAAGCCGCAGGCGATTTGCCCCTGATTCATACTGTGTATGGTAAGGGATATCGATTAGGAGAAGGAAGCTAG
- a CDS encoding tyrosine-type recombinase/integrase, producing the protein MTVTLARLAREFLDRPGLSLSTQRSYESTLMPLLGQWGRLPIEIISRQLVLDYLRSLTHLSITTHHRHQAIIQALLNFGVEQGYLTVNPIAGLKQRKLDPEKGECSTDAVIRYLSAEQLSILYELLVPDVRLHAIVRLLHRTGARIGELLTLDLEGIDLQLQKFQVMGKGKKLRWCFYSEDAASIVNNYIKYYRDLGTPALFTAQNPFNQRVTRLSYQQVYCCWQSFTQKSPILQGIRLHDLRHTFATERVGLMALEELRALMGHENIQTTLRYQKVTSLRAEEVARDALNILVAGQKKVNNTG; encoded by the coding sequence TTGACTGTTACATTAGCAAGATTGGCAAGGGAGTTTTTAGACCGTCCAGGGTTGAGTCTAAGTACGCAGCGTTCTTATGAGTCAACTTTGATGCCTCTGCTGGGTCAGTGGGGTCGATTGCCGATAGAAATTATTAGCCGACAGCTAGTATTGGACTATTTAAGAAGTTTAACTCATTTGTCAATTACTACTCACCACCGCCATCAAGCTATTATTCAGGCTTTGTTGAATTTTGGAGTTGAACAAGGCTATCTTACAGTTAACCCGATTGCTGGTTTGAAGCAGCGCAAGCTTGACCCAGAAAAGGGGGAATGTAGTACCGACGCAGTGATTCGCTATTTGAGTGCGGAACAACTGAGTATTTTATATGAACTGCTCGTGCCAGATGTCCGATTGCACGCTATTGTCCGCCTGCTTCATCGAACAGGAGCTAGGATTGGTGAGCTTCTTACCTTAGATTTAGAGGGAATTGATTTACAATTACAGAAGTTTCAGGTGATGGGAAAGGGGAAGAAGCTACGATGGTGTTTTTATAGCGAAGATGCAGCTTCTATTGTGAATAATTATATTAAATATTATCGGGATTTGGGGACACCAGCTCTGTTTACTGCACAAAATCCTTTTAATCAAAGGGTGACGAGATTGAGCTATCAACAAGTTTATTGTTGCTGGCAAAGTTTTACACAAAAAAGTCCTATTTTGCAAGGAATCCGCCTCCACGATTTGCGGCATACGTTTGCTACTGAACGAGTAGGGTTAATGGCTCTTGAAGAGTTGCGAGCTTTGATGGGTCATGAGAACATCCAGACTACTCTGCGATATCAAAAAGTAACTTCTTTGCGAGCTGAGGAAGTTGCTAGAGACGCTTTAAACATATTAGTAGCTGGTCAGAAAAAAGTAAATAATACTGGTTGA
- a CDS encoding phytoene desaturase family protein, which yields MEDFDAIAIGSGIGGLVAAAMLARCGKRAIACESHTIAGGAAHSFSRQGFHFDSGPSFYCGLTDRNSRNPLRQVLDILGESVDAIAYDPLGYYHFPEGSLPVYGNSDRYLQAVAEFTPEGARELEQFQQSLLTIYDALEGIPAIALRADWQLIPLLLTRYWPSLLKLLPVIGAIGNSVGQLADREVRDPWVRRLIDVECFLLSGLKAEGTIAPEIAFMFGERSRSIIEYPIGGSAAIVDALVRGLTRWGGKLRLNAHVEQILVESGKVTGVRLRGGEILKAPIVISNATIWDTCTKLLRSPDLPASYRQKALATPAVDSFMHLHLGIRADGLEGLTGHHVVVRDRDVDIAAPGNTCMISIPSVWDANLAPPGHHAIHAYTLEPFADWKRDEFYQQRKCERSQSLFQALEKIIPDVRSRIVLEMIGTPLTHARFLRRYQGTYGPAIAAGKGTFPGPHTPISGLYCVGDSTMPGIGVPAVAASGIICANTLLSPGQTAQFL from the coding sequence ATGGAAGATTTTGATGCGATCGCGATTGGTAGTGGTATTGGTGGATTAGTCGCTGCGGCGATGCTGGCGAGGTGCGGGAAACGCGCGATCGCCTGCGAAAGTCATACAATTGCTGGTGGCGCGGCCCATAGTTTCTCGCGTCAAGGTTTTCACTTTGATTCTGGCCCTTCGTTTTACTGCGGTTTGACCGATCGCAATTCGCGCAATCCTTTGCGCCAAGTGTTGGATATTTTGGGAGAATCTGTGGATGCGATCGCCTACGATCCGCTGGGATATTATCATTTTCCAGAGGGAAGTTTGCCAGTTTATGGGAATAGCGATCGCTATTTACAAGCTGTGGCTGAGTTTACACCTGAAGGCGCGAGGGAATTAGAGCAATTTCAACAAAGTTTGTTAACTATTTACGACGCTTTAGAAGGGATTCCAGCGATCGCGCTGCGGGCCGATTGGCAATTAATTCCCCTGTTATTGACCCGATATTGGCCGTCTTTATTGAAGTTATTGCCAGTTATAGGTGCGATCGGCAATTCCGTTGGACAGTTGGCGGATCGGGAGGTGCGCGATCCTTGGGTGCGGCGGTTAATTGATGTAGAATGCTTTCTGCTATCGGGTTTGAAGGCGGAGGGGACGATCGCGCCAGAGATAGCTTTTATGTTTGGGGAGCGATCGCGGTCTATAATAGAGTATCCCATCGGTGGGAGTGCTGCGATCGTTGATGCTTTGGTCAGAGGTTTAACCCGTTGGGGCGGAAAATTGCGCTTAAACGCTCACGTAGAGCAAATTTTGGTAGAATCGGGCAAAGTTACGGGAGTCCGATTGCGCGGCGGTGAAATCCTCAAAGCACCGATTGTCATCTCGAATGCGACGATTTGGGATACTTGCACTAAATTGTTGCGATCGCCAGATTTGCCCGCTTCTTACCGCCAGAAGGCCCTAGCAACGCCCGCTGTAGACAGTTTCATGCACCTGCATCTGGGCATTCGGGCAGATGGGTTGGAGGGTTTGACGGGCCATCACGTAGTTGTCCGCGATCGCGACGTGGATATCGCCGCACCTGGGAACACTTGCATGATCTCAATTCCTTCAGTTTGGGATGCAAACCTGGCCCCGCCTGGACATCATGCCATTCACGCTTACACCCTGGAACCCTTTGCAGACTGGAAACGGGACGAATTTTATCAACAGAGAAAATGTGAGCGATCGCAGTCTCTATTCCAAGCCTTAGAAAAAATTATACCAGATGTGCGATCGCGCATAGTCCTAGAAATGATTGGCACGCCCCTAACTCACGCCCGTTTCTTGCGGCGCTATCAAGGAACTTACGGGCCCGCGATCGCCGCCGGTAAAGGCACATTTCCAGGGCCCCACACCCCCATCAGCGGTTTATACTGCGTCGGTGATAGCACTATGCCGGGAATTGGCGTTCCTGCTGTTGCCGCCTCTGGTATTATATGTGCTAACACATTGCTATCGCCGGGCCAGACAGCGCAATTTTTGTAA
- a CDS encoding leucine-rich repeat domain-containing protein: protein MNEQDFTDWCLNKGNLSAGARYTVDLLLQVSEVSDCKQAGEFLANLTELNLKRSQVNDISPLSSLTKLTKLNLGSNSISDISPLQSLSNLTTLILDVNQISDISHLESLTNLTELVIDTNQISDISPLTKLTKLTTLILFDNQISDISPLESLTNLTTLILYNNQINDISSLAGLTNLTTLYLYENQISDINPIANLKKLKNLLIFSNKISDLKPLAFLTNLTKLVLFNNQILDIDSLSSLINLTELNLGNNQVSDVGALQSLTNLSELYLFNNMIDNIAPLQSLTNLSWLDLFNNQISDVDPLQSLSNLSFLDLRRNPIANKVCPVNPATICRF, encoded by the coding sequence ATGAATGAGCAAGATTTTACAGATTGGTGTTTGAATAAAGGAAATCTTTCCGCAGGGGCTAGATATACTGTGGATTTACTTTTGCAAGTAAGTGAAGTTTCTGACTGCAAGCAAGCTGGGGAATTTTTGGCAAATCTTACAGAACTTAATCTTAAACGTAGTCAAGTTAATGATATTAGCCCTCTTTCCTCTTTGACTAAGCTTACTAAGCTGAATCTGGGTAGTAATTCCATATCAGATATTAGTCCTCTCCAATCTCTGAGTAACCTGACAACACTAATTCTAGATGTCAATCAAATATCAGATATTAGTCATCTGGAATCTCTTACAAATCTTACTGAACTTGTCATTGATACTAATCAAATATCCGATATTAGCCCTCTGACTAAGTTAACTAAGTTAACTACACTTATTCTTTTTGATAATCAAATATCAGATATCAGCCCTCTGGAATCTCTCACAAATTTAACTACTCTCATTCTCTATAATAATCAAATTAATGATATTAGTTCGCTTGCAGGATTAACAAATTTAACTACTCTCTATCTTTATGAAAACCAAATCTCAGATATTAACCCTATTGCCAACCTGAAAAAACTTAAGAATCTACTAATTTTTAGCAATAAAATATCAGACTTGAAGCCGTTGGCATTTCTAACCAATCTTACTAAGCTGGTACTCTTTAATAATCAAATTTTAGATATAGATTCCCTATCTTCTCTGATTAATTTAACTGAGCTTAATCTGGGGAATAATCAAGTATCAGATGTTGGCGCACTTCAATCTTTAACTAATCTTTCTGAGCTTTACCTCTTCAATAATATGATTGATAATATTGCTCCTTTGCAATCTCTAACAAATTTAAGTTGGCTGGATCTATTCAATAACCAAATATCAGATGTAGATCCTCTTCAATCTCTTAGTAATCTGTCTTTTCTCGATCTGCGCCGCAATCCGATCGCGAACAAAGTTTGCCCTGTGAATCCAGCTACTATCTGCCGATTTTAG
- a CDS encoding ABA4-like family protein translates to MTAEQIFNAANIFVLPFWALMILLPNWGITRKVMNSFIPFVVLAALYIYLFISSITPENAAALSNPKLADIARFFADEKATATGWIHFLVMDLFVGRWIYWEGQRTGVWTIHSLALSLFAGPMGLLSHIVTYGVTQKFFPSSEDGQTVSKTTPVEQS, encoded by the coding sequence ATGACAGCAGAGCAAATTTTCAACGCCGCGAACATCTTTGTATTACCCTTCTGGGCATTAATGATTTTATTGCCTAACTGGGGAATTACCCGCAAAGTTATGAATTCCTTCATCCCATTTGTGGTGTTAGCGGCTCTGTATATATATCTGTTCATCAGTTCTATTACTCCTGAAAACGCGGCGGCTCTCTCGAATCCCAAACTAGCAGATATTGCCCGATTTTTTGCCGATGAAAAAGCTACAGCAACGGGCTGGATACATTTTTTAGTGATGGATTTGTTTGTTGGTCGGTGGATTTATTGGGAAGGACAAAGAACAGGAGTTTGGACTATCCATTCCCTAGCTTTATCTTTGTTTGCTGGCCCAATGGGATTGCTATCACACATTGTAACTTATGGGGTAACTCAGAAATTTTTCCCATCTTCTGAGGATGGTCAGACAGTAAGTAAAACTACGCCAGTTGAACAGAGTTAA
- a CDS encoding Uma2 family endonuclease has protein sequence MIANQTQNYISPEDYLAGEELSPIKHEYIDGQMYAMAGASDAHVTIAGNLFALLRNHVRGTGCRVYMADMKAQIDTANIYYYPDVIVTCDARDRALTNHKKYPCLIVEVLSPTTEAFDRGDKFADYQQLETLQEYVLISQKRQRLDCFRRNTEGFWVLQFYFPGSEIHLTSIDFRTSIDALYEDVTFGDNEGVKPGYGQNRTRCKEM, from the coding sequence ATGATAGCGAATCAAACCCAAAATTACATTTCTCCTGAAGATTATCTAGCAGGAGAAGAACTCAGCCCCATCAAACACGAATATATTGACGGACAAATGTACGCAATGGCAGGCGCTAGTGATGCTCATGTTACCATCGCCGGAAACTTATTTGCCCTGTTAAGAAATCATGTGCGAGGGACAGGTTGCCGCGTCTATATGGCTGACATGAAAGCCCAAATAGATACGGCTAATATCTATTACTATCCTGATGTGATAGTAACTTGTGATGCCAGAGATCGAGCATTGACAAATCATAAAAAATATCCTTGTTTAATTGTCGAAGTTTTATCACCAACCACAGAAGCTTTCGATCGCGGTGACAAATTTGCCGACTATCAACAATTAGAAACCCTCCAAGAATACGTTTTAATTAGCCAAAAGCGCCAACGTTTAGACTGCTTCCGCCGCAACACCGAGGGATTTTGGGTATTACAATTCTACTTTCCAGGCAGTGAAATTCACCTAACAAGCATCGACTTTCGCACTAGCATAGATGCTTTATATGAAGATGTCACTTTCGGAGATAATGAAGGCGTAAAGCCGGGATACGGACAAAATAGGACACGATGTAAAGAAATGTAA
- a CDS encoding double zinc ribbon domain-containing protein yields the protein MYTLDPVWTLHRAKYCLNCGTHLRHQCRSCGETFASFKHKFCPHCGTSYRE from the coding sequence ATGTACACTCTTGACCCGGTTTGGACGCTACACCGTGCTAAATATTGCCTGAACTGCGGCACTCATTTGCGGCATCAATGCCGGAGTTGCGGTGAAACGTTCGCTTCCTTCAAACACAAATTTTGCCCTCACTGTGGCACATCTTATAGAGAATAA